A window of Caldalkalibacillus uzonensis contains these coding sequences:
- the gpmI gene encoding 2,3-bisphosphoglycerate-independent phosphoglycerate mutase yields MTRPKPVALIILDGFALREETHGNAIAQANTPNFDRYWQHYPHTTLKASGEAVGLPEGQMGNSEVGHLNIGAGRIVYQDLTRVNKAIQEGDFYENDVFHQAMRHVKEKGTALHLYGLLSDGGVHSHIDHLFALLELAKKEQVDKVYVHAFLDGRDVAPDSAKGYIEQLLAKMDELGVGQLATIQGRYYAMDRDRRWDRTEKAYRAMVYGEGPRYRDPIQAIVESYEKSIYDEFVEPTVIVDEQDQPVGLIRSEDAVIFYNFRPDRAIQISQVFTNEDFRSFDRGEKFPKDLFYVCLTHFSETVNGYVAYRPVNLDNTLGEVLTQNGLKQLRIAETEKYPHVTFFFSGGREKKFDGEKRVLIDSPKVATYDLKPEMSAYEVTDAVLDEIDSDEHDVIILNFANPDMVGHSGKLEPTIKAVEAVDECLGKVVDAVLAKGGVAVITADHGNADMILDENNHPHTAHTTNPVPFIVTKEGLNLRDDGILADISPTLLDLLQVAQPKEMTGKTLIKK; encoded by the coding sequence ATGACAAGACCAAAACCAGTCGCCTTAATCATCTTGGACGGCTTTGCCCTCAGGGAAGAGACCCACGGCAATGCCATTGCCCAAGCCAACACCCCCAACTTTGACCGCTACTGGCAGCACTATCCCCACACCACATTAAAAGCATCAGGAGAAGCCGTGGGGCTGCCGGAAGGACAAATGGGCAATTCAGAAGTGGGGCACTTAAACATTGGGGCAGGCCGGATTGTGTACCAGGATTTAACCCGTGTGAACAAGGCCATCCAAGAAGGGGACTTTTATGAAAATGATGTGTTTCATCAAGCGATGCGCCATGTCAAAGAAAAAGGAACAGCCCTGCATCTGTACGGTTTGCTGTCAGACGGCGGCGTGCACAGCCATATTGACCACCTCTTCGCCTTGTTGGAACTGGCCAAGAAAGAACAAGTGGACAAGGTGTATGTCCATGCCTTCCTGGACGGCCGGGACGTGGCTCCCGACAGTGCCAAAGGGTACATTGAACAGCTGCTGGCCAAAATGGACGAACTGGGCGTGGGCCAGCTGGCCACCATCCAGGGCCGCTATTATGCCATGGACCGAGACCGGCGCTGGGACCGGACGGAAAAAGCGTACCGGGCCATGGTCTACGGAGAAGGCCCCCGTTACCGTGATCCCATTCAAGCCATTGTGGAATCTTACGAAAAAAGTATTTATGATGAGTTTGTGGAACCAACGGTTATTGTGGATGAACAGGATCAGCCGGTGGGCCTGATCCGTTCCGAGGATGCGGTCATTTTCTACAATTTCAGACCGGACCGGGCCATTCAGATCTCACAAGTGTTTACCAACGAAGACTTCCGCAGTTTTGACCGGGGAGAGAAGTTTCCCAAGGACTTATTCTATGTCTGCTTAACCCATTTTAGTGAGACGGTAAACGGTTATGTGGCTTACAGACCGGTTAACCTGGATAACACGCTGGGGGAAGTACTGACCCAAAACGGCTTGAAACAGCTGCGCATCGCTGAAACGGAAAAATATCCGCACGTCACCTTCTTCTTCAGCGGCGGCCGGGAGAAGAAATTTGACGGTGAAAAGCGGGTGCTGATTGACTCACCCAAAGTGGCCACCTATGACCTGAAGCCGGAAATGAGCGCCTATGAGGTGACCGATGCGGTGCTGGATGAGATCGACTCTGATGAGCACGACGTGATCATCCTCAACTTTGCCAACCCGGATATGGTGGGCCATTCCGGTAAATTGGAGCCGACCATCAAAGCGGTGGAAGCGGTGGATGAATGTCTGGGCAAAGTGGTCGATGCCGTACTGGCCAAGGGCGGTGTGGCTGTGATCACAGCGGACCACGGCAATGCGGATATGATCCTGGATGAAAACAATCATCCCCATACGGCCCATACCACCAACCCGGTTCCGTTTATTGTCACCAAAGAAGGCTTGAACTTAAGAGATGACGGTATTTTGGCCGATATCTCCCCTACCTTGCTCGATCTGTTACAAGTGGCTCAGCCGAAGGAAATGACAGGCAAGACGTTAATCAAGAAATAG
- a CDS encoding MFS transporter — MTGKHTASTNNGIQPVVAVSIITAICLTGDSMLYIALPIYYKEVGLVSLWEVGLILSLNRLIRIPINPFVGWFYRKISLRTGLCIAVVIAIVTTVGYGVGQGLVIWIILRCLWGIAWSFLRLGGMFTVLECTGDHNRGKLMGTYNGLYRLGSLFGMLVGGILVGVVGIKAVAIFLGS; from the coding sequence ATGACTGGAAAGCATACTGCATCAACGAACAATGGTATCCAACCCGTTGTTGCCGTTTCAATTATTACTGCCATTTGTTTAACCGGTGACTCAATGTTATATATAGCCTTGCCAATTTACTATAAAGAAGTAGGCCTGGTATCATTATGGGAAGTTGGTTTGATCCTGTCATTAAATCGCTTAATCAGAATTCCCATCAACCCATTCGTAGGCTGGTTTTATAGAAAAATTTCATTAAGAACCGGCTTGTGTATTGCAGTAGTTATCGCTATTGTCACCACTGTAGGGTATGGCGTTGGACAGGGTTTAGTAATCTGGATCATATTGCGTTGTCTCTGGGGCATTGCCTGGAGTTTTTTACGCCTTGGAGGAATGTTTACAGTCCTTGAATGTACGGGGGATCATAATCGTGGAAAGTTAATGGGTACATATAATGGCTTATACCGGCTTGGAAGTTTGTTCGGAATGTTGGTTGGCGGAATATTGGTAGGCGTAGTGGGAATAAAGGCTGTTGCCATTTTTTTGGGCTCATAA
- the tpiA gene encoding triose-phosphate isomerase, with amino-acid sequence MRKPIIAGNWKMHKTVNEAVDFARSIENKLPDPERIETVICAPFVDLPALVEWAKDKQVGIGAQNMHFEEQGAFTGEISPVMLKELGVQYVILGHSERRQYFNETCESVNLKAHAAHKHGLIPIICVGETFEEREEGQTKEVVRSQVIKALTNLTGEQVKQSVIAYEPVWAIGTGQTPTAEEANDVIAYIRQVVAEQFSPDVAEAIRIQYGGSVKPDNIAQFMQQTDIDGALVGGASLKPDAFIGLLEG; translated from the coding sequence ATGCGCAAACCGATTATCGCTGGCAACTGGAAAATGCATAAAACAGTCAATGAGGCTGTGGACTTTGCCCGGTCCATCGAGAATAAACTGCCTGATCCAGAAAGAATCGAAACAGTGATTTGCGCACCGTTTGTGGATTTGCCTGCCCTGGTGGAGTGGGCCAAGGACAAGCAGGTAGGCATTGGCGCCCAAAACATGCACTTTGAAGAACAGGGTGCTTTTACCGGGGAAATCAGCCCGGTCATGTTAAAGGAGCTGGGCGTTCAATACGTGATTCTGGGTCATTCCGAACGCCGCCAGTACTTTAATGAAACATGCGAAAGCGTCAATCTGAAAGCCCATGCTGCCCACAAGCATGGCTTAATCCCCATTATTTGTGTGGGTGAAACATTTGAAGAACGGGAAGAAGGCCAAACTAAAGAGGTGGTCCGCAGTCAGGTGATTAAAGCCCTGACCAACTTAACCGGGGAGCAAGTAAAACAATCTGTTATTGCTTACGAACCGGTGTGGGCCATTGGCACGGGCCAAACACCGACGGCTGAAGAAGCCAATGATGTGATCGCCTATATCCGCCAGGTGGTGGCTGAACAGTTTTCCCCAGACGTTGCTGAAGCCATTCGCATCCAATATGGGGGAAGCGTCAAGCCGGACAATATTGCCCAATTTATGCAGCAAACGGACATCGACGGGGCACTGGTGGGCGGTGCCAGCTTGAAACCGGATGCCTTTATAGGTTTATTGGAGGGGTAA
- the eno gene encoding phosphopyruvate hydratase — MSMISDVYARQVLDSRGNPTVEVEVYLESGAFGRAIVPSGASTGAHEAVELRDNDKGRFLGKGVLKAVENVNEVIAPELIGLDATNQVAIDRLMIELDGTPNKGKLGANAILGVSMAVAHAAANEVGLPLYQYLGGFNSKTLPVPMMNILNGGKHADNNVDFQEFMIMPVGADNFAEALRMGTEIFHNLKKVLQEKGLNTAVGDEGGFAPNLKSNEEAIQTIIAAIEQAGYRPGEDVFLAIDVASTEIYKDGKYELAGEGVSYTADEMISFYKELVDKYPIISIEDGLAEDDWESWAKLTAAIGDKVQLVGDDLFVTNTERLKRGIDTNTGNSILIKVNQIGTLTETFDAIEMAKRAGYTAVISHRSGETEDTTIADIAVATNAGQIKTGAPSRTDRVAKYNQLLRIADELDITGQYAGKAAFYNLKRK; from the coding sequence ATGTCCATGATCAGTGATGTTTACGCCCGTCAAGTGTTGGATTCCCGCGGCAATCCGACAGTTGAGGTGGAAGTCTATCTTGAATCCGGTGCTTTCGGACGGGCCATCGTGCCTTCCGGTGCCTCCACCGGTGCCCATGAAGCGGTCGAGCTGCGTGACAATGACAAAGGCCGTTTCCTGGGCAAAGGCGTCTTAAAAGCTGTTGAAAATGTAAATGAAGTGATTGCCCCCGAACTGATTGGCCTGGATGCCACCAACCAAGTGGCCATTGACCGCCTGATGATTGAACTGGATGGCACCCCCAATAAAGGCAAGCTGGGTGCGAATGCCATCCTGGGTGTTTCCATGGCCGTCGCCCATGCCGCTGCCAATGAGGTTGGTTTACCGTTGTACCAGTACTTGGGCGGCTTCAATTCCAAAACCTTGCCTGTGCCGATGATGAACATCTTAAACGGCGGTAAACATGCCGACAACAACGTGGACTTTCAGGAGTTCATGATCATGCCGGTCGGTGCTGACAACTTTGCTGAAGCCCTGCGCATGGGCACAGAAATTTTCCATAACCTGAAGAAAGTACTGCAGGAAAAAGGCTTAAACACTGCTGTGGGTGACGAAGGCGGCTTTGCGCCTAACCTGAAGTCCAACGAAGAAGCCATCCAAACCATTATTGCCGCCATTGAGCAAGCAGGTTACCGTCCCGGTGAAGATGTGTTCCTGGCCATTGATGTGGCTTCGACGGAAATCTACAAAGACGGCAAATATGAGCTGGCTGGCGAAGGTGTCTCCTACACCGCTGATGAGATGATCAGCTTCTATAAAGAGCTGGTCGACAAGTACCCGATTATCTCCATTGAGGACGGCCTGGCCGAAGATGATTGGGAATCCTGGGCCAAGCTGACAGCAGCTATCGGGGACAAAGTGCAGCTGGTGGGAGACGACCTGTTCGTCACGAACACTGAGCGTCTGAAGCGCGGTATTGACACCAACACTGGTAACTCCATTCTGATTAAAGTAAACCAAATCGGAACCCTCACTGAAACGTTTGACGCGATTGAAATGGCCAAGCGCGCTGGCTATACGGCTGTGATCTCCCACCGTTCCGGTGAAACGGAAGACACAACCATCGCTGACATTGCAGTCGCTACCAACGCCGGCCAAATCAAAACCGGTGCTCCATCCCGCACCGACCGCGTGGCCAAATACAACCAGCTGCTGCGCATTGCCGATGAGCTGGATATCACCGGCCAATATGCCGGTAAAGCTGCTTTCTATAACTTGAAGCGTAAGTAA
- a CDS encoding ROK family transcriptional regulator, producing MRKLADIRTGNKQLIKDLNRSLVIETIRNKGPISRTDISHILNLGLSTVTYIVDDLLNNGLVIETGEADSSGGRRPVLFEFNHKFGYTIGIKIEVNHIIFALTDLNANIVVKHITSFPEGEKAPQVISLITEGIKDLMSLADISFEKLLGIGIAVSGHVNGKTGTVIRSSLLGWTNVDLSKEIEKHFNLPVYVDNDVNAYALAELAKGYGRTHDSFICLSIGEGIGTSIVNEGKLYYGHQGGAGEFGHTIIQVNGYLCHCGQRGCLEMYASNKFLRKEGKLLISQFPDSALRSSSFSFDEVYQAAALFRDPLALELLKRAGEYLGVGLINMINSLNPETIVLVGEGMIAQEFFLPYAIETANRNFFAKGGYETTFYVSELGNDAWLMGAALLAIKHLFEPPIYKDSKAKSISL from the coding sequence GTGAGAAAATTGGCAGATATTAGAACAGGGAACAAGCAGTTAATCAAAGATCTTAACCGCTCGCTCGTCATAGAGACGATCCGCAATAAAGGACCGATCAGCCGGACGGACATTTCCCATATTTTAAATTTAGGTCTGTCAACTGTGACCTACATCGTCGACGATTTGTTAAACAACGGCCTTGTGATTGAAACCGGAGAAGCCGATTCCAGTGGAGGAAGGAGGCCCGTTCTGTTTGAGTTTAACCACAAATTCGGTTATACGATTGGTATCAAAATTGAAGTGAATCACATTATTTTTGCTTTGACTGACCTCAATGCCAATATTGTGGTTAAACATATTACTTCTTTTCCGGAAGGTGAAAAAGCACCTCAAGTCATTTCGTTAATTACAGAGGGTATTAAGGATTTGATGTCCTTAGCGGACATATCCTTTGAAAAGCTATTAGGGATTGGTATTGCCGTATCAGGCCATGTTAATGGCAAGACAGGGACAGTGATCAGATCCTCACTCCTGGGTTGGACCAATGTGGATTTAAGCAAAGAGATTGAAAAACATTTTAATCTTCCTGTTTATGTGGACAATGATGTTAACGCTTACGCTTTGGCCGAGCTAGCCAAGGGATACGGCCGGACGCATGACAGTTTTATTTGCCTCTCTATTGGAGAGGGTATTGGAACTAGCATTGTGAATGAGGGGAAGCTGTATTACGGCCACCAAGGCGGAGCTGGTGAGTTCGGCCATACGATCATTCAAGTTAACGGTTATTTGTGCCACTGCGGGCAACGCGGCTGTCTGGAAATGTATGCTTCCAACAAATTTCTGCGCAAAGAAGGGAAACTGTTAATCTCACAATTCCCGGATTCTGCATTAAGGAGCAGTTCCTTCTCTTTTGATGAGGTTTATCAGGCTGCTGCCCTGTTTCGAGATCCTCTGGCGCTTGAGCTCTTGAAAAGAGCAGGTGAATATCTCGGAGTGGGACTGATCAATATGATTAACAGTTTAAACCCTGAGACTATTGTTTTGGTTGGAGAAGGGATGATTGCCCAGGAGTTTTTTTTACCTTATGCCATTGAGACGGCCAATCGAAACTTTTTTGCCAAGGGCGGTTATGAAACCACCTTTTATGTTTCCGAACTGGGCAATGACGCCTGGCTGATGGGAGCTGCATTGCTGGCGATTAAGCATCTGTTTGAACCTCCCATCTACAAGGACAGCAAGGCAAAATCGATCAGCCTTTAA
- a CDS encoding sugar-binding transcriptional regulator: protein MEKWLELQQRLVPDLLDVLERRHRVLKVIHSVQPVGRRTLSQLVGLTERVLRRETDFLKEQGLIAFSPAGMTLTEEGSYVVRKMEDVIREWFGLNHLEHQLKEQLGLNKVIVVAGNSLTQTWVKNDLGRAAVQQLKQWAEPHSVVSVAGGTTMEAVAQVMTPHPVLRTLLYVPARGGLGEKVEYQANTICSQMAARSGGQYRLLHVPDQLSEEAYESLLHDEQIQEIIKLVKSARIVIHGIGEANTMATRRKASPETLAKLKNKQAVAEAFGFYFDRNGNIVHKIQTVGLKLEDIKQAEHIIAVAGGQDKAPAILAFLKHGVHDCLITDEGAAREMLQYI from the coding sequence CTGGAAAAATGGTTAGAATTACAGCAAAGACTGGTGCCTGATCTCTTAGATGTGCTGGAAAGGCGCCATCGCGTCCTTAAGGTGATCCATTCTGTGCAGCCGGTGGGCCGGCGCACCTTGTCTCAACTGGTCGGTTTAACTGAGCGGGTGTTACGGCGGGAAACGGATTTTCTTAAGGAACAAGGGCTCATTGCCTTTTCTCCGGCAGGGATGACCTTGACCGAAGAGGGCAGTTATGTGGTAAGAAAAATGGAAGACGTGATCCGTGAATGGTTCGGTCTTAATCACCTGGAACACCAGTTGAAAGAACAGCTTGGATTAAACAAGGTGATTGTGGTTGCTGGTAATAGTTTGACCCAGACGTGGGTCAAAAATGACTTGGGCCGGGCAGCAGTGCAGCAGTTGAAACAGTGGGCTGAGCCCCACTCAGTCGTCTCTGTGGCTGGCGGCACCACCATGGAAGCGGTGGCCCAAGTAATGACCCCCCATCCGGTGTTGCGCACGTTGCTGTATGTGCCTGCCAGAGGGGGATTGGGCGAAAAAGTGGAGTATCAGGCCAACACCATTTGCTCCCAAATGGCGGCACGCTCCGGCGGACAGTACCGTCTGTTGCATGTGCCCGACCAACTCAGTGAAGAAGCCTATGAATCGCTTTTGCATGATGAACAGATCCAGGAGATCATCAAGCTTGTCAAGTCAGCCCGCATTGTCATTCACGGCATTGGAGAAGCTAACACTATGGCCACACGGCGCAAAGCAAGCCCTGAAACATTGGCCAAGCTGAAAAACAAGCAGGCCGTGGCCGAAGCGTTTGGTTTCTATTTTGACCGGAACGGCAACATTGTACATAAAATTCAAACCGTAGGCTTAAAGCTGGAAGATATCAAACAAGCTGAACACATCATTGCCGTTGCCGGCGGTCAGGATAAAGCACCAGCGATTTTGGCGTTCCTTAAGCATGGCGTGCATGATTGCCTCATTACGGATGAGGGGGCTGCACGGGAAATGCTTCAGTATATATAA
- the rpoN gene encoding RNA polymerase factor sigma-54, whose amino-acid sequence MDMGFRLVQEQQLKLAMTPELRQAITLLQYPALDLIPYLQEVAQKNPLLEIEEPELIKSLVQTEAPSSKWEDTEEDYFSEYAVATDEYVNPIDYYAEKEVTLLQYILEQIHYLQVTEEEKQILIFMAGNLDENGYLEADYDAMAPNQPCSRSTWEACLALLQQLEPYGVGARNLEECLLIQLRHSPYQGDKLCETLIRNHLTDIAAKRYTLLARTFGTTLDEIQRRVEWIRSFSPKPGSVFLSQKPKYIVPDVFVERLPDGTFVFQANDSVLPRIHFNREYALMLAESKQAKKFLEQKVKEYEWLKRSIRQRKETILNVTQVIVEQQKAFFEEGEAALKPLTLKEVAQALGMHESTISRATNQKYMQTPRGLYELKYFFNQGIAKKDGELTSDVQIKQMIKQLIDAENKRKPLSDQKIAQYLQDKGIHIARRTVAKYRDELGILSSSRRKEI is encoded by the coding sequence ATGGACATGGGCTTTCGCCTGGTTCAGGAACAACAATTAAAACTGGCCATGACACCTGAATTACGGCAGGCAATTACCCTCCTTCAATATCCGGCACTGGACCTTATTCCTTATCTGCAGGAGGTGGCCCAGAAAAACCCGCTTTTAGAGATTGAGGAGCCAGAGCTGATCAAAAGCTTGGTGCAGACTGAAGCTCCCTCCTCTAAGTGGGAGGATACAGAGGAGGATTATTTCTCCGAATATGCAGTTGCTACAGATGAATATGTGAACCCCATCGATTACTATGCCGAAAAAGAGGTCACTTTGCTACAGTATATCTTGGAACAGATTCACTACCTGCAGGTGACAGAAGAGGAGAAACAGATTCTTATTTTTATGGCCGGCAATTTGGATGAAAATGGTTACCTTGAGGCGGATTATGACGCTATGGCTCCCAACCAGCCCTGTTCCCGGTCCACATGGGAGGCCTGTTTGGCCTTGTTGCAGCAGCTGGAACCGTACGGCGTCGGTGCCCGCAATCTGGAGGAGTGTTTGTTGATTCAGCTCCGCCACAGCCCTTATCAGGGAGATAAGCTGTGTGAAACCCTGATCAGAAACCACCTGACCGATATTGCTGCCAAACGATATACACTGCTGGCCAGGACATTTGGCACCACCCTTGATGAAATTCAGCGCCGTGTGGAGTGGATCAGGTCGTTTTCACCCAAGCCGGGAAGTGTGTTCTTATCCCAGAAGCCCAAATATATTGTACCGGATGTCTTTGTGGAGCGTTTGCCTGATGGTACGTTTGTTTTCCAGGCCAATGACAGCGTACTGCCACGCATCCATTTTAACCGGGAGTATGCGTTGATGTTAGCAGAAAGCAAGCAGGCCAAAAAGTTTCTGGAACAAAAAGTGAAGGAATATGAATGGCTGAAACGGAGCATCAGGCAGCGGAAAGAAACCATTTTGAATGTCACCCAGGTGATTGTCGAACAGCAAAAAGCGTTTTTTGAGGAAGGGGAGGCGGCGTTAAAACCTTTAACACTGAAGGAAGTGGCCCAAGCCCTGGGCATGCATGAGTCCACCATTTCCAGAGCCACCAATCAAAAATATATGCAAACACCCCGGGGATTATATGAGTTAAAGTACTTCTTTAACCAAGGAATTGCCAAAAAAGATGGTGAATTAACTTCTGACGTGCAAATTAAACAAATGATCAAACAATTAATTGACGCCGAAAATAAGCGCAAGCCTTTATCGGATCAAAAAATTGCCCAATACTTGCAAGACAAAGGGATTCATATTGCCAGGCGCACAGTGGCCAAATACCGGGATGAACTGGGTATTCTTTCCTCCAGCCGCCGCAAAGAAATCTAA
- a CDS encoding ArsJ-associated glyceraldehyde-3-phosphate dehydrogenase yields MATKVGINGFGRIGRNVFRAALNNPNVEVVAVNDLTDAKMLAHLLKYDSVHGRLNVEVEHTDDALIVNGKTIKVIAERDPAKLPWGGLGVEVVVESTGRFTAKADASKHLQAGAKKVIISAPSKDADFDVVMGVNEEKYDPASHHVISNASCTTNCLAPVVKVLHETYGVRRGMMTTVHSYTNDQQILDLPHKDYRRARAAAQNIIPTTTGAAKAVALVLPEMKGKLNGFAMRVPTANVSVVDLVAELEKNVTAEEVNATLKQAAEGPLKGIMAYSEEPLVSSDYNGDPHSSTVDALSTMVIEDNMVKVVAWYDNEWGYSNRVVDLVEYIAGKGL; encoded by the coding sequence ATGGCAACAAAAGTAGGTATTAACGGTTTTGGGCGAATCGGCCGCAATGTGTTCCGCGCGGCACTGAACAATCCCAATGTGGAAGTGGTGGCAGTCAACGACCTGACTGACGCCAAAATGCTGGCTCATCTGCTGAAGTATGACAGTGTGCATGGCCGTTTGAATGTGGAAGTGGAGCATACCGACGATGCCCTCATTGTGAACGGTAAAACGATTAAAGTGATTGCCGAGCGGGATCCGGCCAAGCTCCCTTGGGGCGGACTCGGCGTAGAAGTGGTTGTGGAAAGTACAGGACGTTTCACTGCCAAAGCGGATGCGTCCAAGCACTTGCAAGCAGGTGCCAAAAAAGTGATCATCTCTGCCCCGTCCAAGGACGCTGATTTTGATGTGGTCATGGGCGTCAACGAAGAAAAGTACGACCCGGCCAGCCATCATGTGATTTCCAATGCATCTTGCACCACCAACTGTCTGGCACCGGTTGTCAAGGTCCTGCATGAAACTTACGGGGTGCGCCGCGGCATGATGACCACTGTACACTCCTACACCAATGACCAGCAGATCCTGGACCTGCCCCATAAGGATTACCGCCGGGCCCGTGCTGCTGCACAAAATATTATTCCTACGACGACCGGTGCAGCGAAAGCAGTAGCCCTGGTTCTGCCTGAAATGAAAGGCAAGTTGAACGGCTTTGCCATGCGCGTGCCTACGGCTAACGTTTCTGTTGTCGATCTGGTGGCTGAACTGGAAAAGAACGTCACAGCCGAAGAGGTAAACGCCACTTTAAAACAAGCGGCTGAGGGGCCGTTGAAAGGGATCATGGCTTATTCTGAAGAGCCTCTGGTGTCTTCCGACTATAACGGCGATCCCCATTCTTCCACGGTGGATGCCTTGTCTACCATGGTGATTGAAGACAACATGGTCAAAGTGGTTGCCTGGTATGACAATGAATGGGGTTACTCCAACCGTGTGGTAGATTTAGTTGAATATATCGCCGGTAAAGGTCTATAA
- a CDS encoding phosphoglycerate kinase codes for MAKKSVKDIDVKGKRVLCRVDFNVPLDGERITDDTRIRAALSTINYLLEQGAIVILASHLGRPKGEVKEELRLDPVAKRLADLLGKEVYKADEAIGQEVEEQIGNMQPGEVLLLENVRFYPGEEKNDPEFAKQLAQLADVYVNDAFGAAHRAHASTEGVAHHLPAVAGFLLQKELDVLGGALEEPERPFTAIIGGAKVKDKIGVIENLLTKVDNLLIGGGLAYTFIKAQGYSVGKSLLEEDKIELAKSLLEKAKANNVNFLMPVDCVVADRFAADAETQVVGIDSIPDEWEALDIGPETRARYRNIILESNLVIWNGPMGVFEMEPFAHGTNAIATALADCQGTTIIGGGDSAAAIEQAGLADAMSHISTGGGASLEFMEGKILPGVAALEDK; via the coding sequence ATGGCCAAAAAAAGCGTGAAAGATATTGACGTTAAGGGGAAGCGCGTGTTGTGCCGCGTCGATTTTAACGTGCCGTTGGACGGGGAGAGGATTACGGATGATACCCGCATCCGTGCCGCTTTGTCCACCATTAATTACTTGCTTGAGCAAGGAGCGATTGTTATTCTTGCTTCCCATCTGGGACGGCCTAAGGGCGAAGTGAAAGAAGAGTTGCGCCTGGATCCGGTGGCCAAACGTTTGGCCGATTTGTTAGGCAAAGAAGTGTATAAAGCGGATGAAGCCATCGGACAAGAAGTGGAGGAGCAAATCGGCAACATGCAGCCGGGCGAGGTGCTGCTTTTGGAAAATGTGCGCTTTTATCCTGGCGAGGAAAAGAACGATCCTGAGTTTGCCAAGCAGCTGGCCCAACTGGCTGACGTCTATGTCAATGACGCCTTTGGTGCGGCCCACCGCGCCCATGCTTCCACGGAAGGGGTGGCTCACCATTTGCCCGCCGTCGCCGGTTTCTTGCTGCAAAAAGAACTGGATGTGCTGGGCGGTGCCCTGGAAGAGCCGGAGCGTCCTTTTACAGCTATTATTGGCGGGGCCAAAGTGAAGGATAAAATCGGCGTGATTGAAAACCTGCTGACAAAGGTGGACAATCTCTTAATTGGCGGGGGCTTGGCCTACACGTTTATCAAAGCGCAAGGCTATTCGGTCGGGAAGTCACTGTTGGAAGAAGACAAAATTGAACTGGCCAAATCACTGCTTGAAAAAGCCAAAGCCAACAACGTTAACTTCCTGATGCCGGTCGATTGTGTCGTAGCGGACCGCTTTGCTGCAGATGCCGAAACCCAAGTGGTGGGCATTGACAGCATCCCTGACGAGTGGGAAGCATTAGATATCGGGCCCGAAACAAGGGCACGTTATCGCAACATTATTTTGGAATCCAACCTGGTGATCTGGAACGGGCCAATGGGTGTGTTTGAGATGGAACCTTTTGCCCACGGCACCAACGCCATTGCCACCGCACTGGCTGACTGCCAAGGCACGACCATCATCGGTGGCGGAGATTCGGCTGCGGCCATTGAACAGGCCGGTTTGGCTGATGCCATGAGCCATATCTCAACCGGAGGCGGTGCATCCTTAGAGTTTATGGAAGGTAAAATCTTGCCGGGTGTTGCTGCTCTGGAAGATAAGTAA
- a CDS encoding MFS transporter: protein MPLVYYSVPKTKQEELTQYRNEKNEWGKWITSSVVKVIISGLLLSLLFQGMLASTLSLVIGSHYSETISLLGFTVGAAALAGIIQGIRWAWEPFLATKFGQYSDGKYGRLLLFVAFLTIAGFTFLLIPFAFAIYIWLAVVLTGQVSATILTTLSDALASDVAKQTDRNRVITCYTVFLDIGAAFGPLISYMIMSLHHGIIMTYMTGAVIIFSLALLWSVEYLRGRWRPSIKKKISNPV from the coding sequence ATGCCACTGGTATATTATTCAGTTCCAAAAACTAAACAAGAGGAGTTAACACAGTATAGGAATGAAAAAAATGAATGGGGAAAGTGGATCACGAGCTCTGTAGTAAAGGTCATTATCAGCGGTTTGCTTCTATCTTTGCTTTTCCAAGGAATGTTAGCCTCTACATTAAGTCTAGTCATCGGTTCCCATTATTCTGAAACCATTAGCTTATTAGGATTTACTGTCGGCGCAGCTGCATTAGCTGGTATTATTCAAGGCATTCGCTGGGCATGGGAACCATTTTTAGCTACAAAATTTGGCCAATATTCGGATGGAAAATACGGCCGCTTACTTCTGTTTGTTGCCTTTTTAACAATTGCTGGTTTTACGTTCTTACTTATTCCATTTGCTTTTGCAATTTATATTTGGTTGGCTGTTGTTCTCACCGGTCAAGTGTCTGCCACCATTTTAACAACTCTAAGTGACGCATTGGCTTCTGATGTAGCGAAACAGACCGATAGAAATAGAGTAATAACCTGCTATACTGTTTTTTTAGATATCGGTGCAGCTTTCGGACCGTTAATTAGCTATATGATTATGAGCTTACATCATGGAATAATAATGACTTACATGACGGGAGCCGTGATTATTTTTTCATTAGCGCTCCTGTGGAGTGTTGAATATTTAAGGGGGAGATGGAGGCCCAGTATAAAAAAGAAAATCTCTAATCCAGTTTAA